One stretch of Nocardia fluminea DNA includes these proteins:
- the rsmH gene encoding 16S rRNA (cytosine(1402)-N(4))-methyltransferase RsmH: MNHDAENPRHVPVLLERADDLLGPALSEPGAVYLDATLGLGGHAEHFLRTYPQARLVGLDRDTTALRMAGERLAPYADRITLVHTRYDGIPAALAEAGLDETGSVSAVLMDLGVSSMQLDEAERGFAYSVDAPLDMRMDPTTGITAADVLNTYSHGDLARVLKTYGDERFAGKIASEVLRRRAVKPFTTSAELVEVLYATIPAAARRTGGHPAKRSFQALRVEVNGELDSLRAALPAALDSLRVGGRICVMSYQSLEDRLVKHELAPRIVSRSPMDLPVELPGMGPEFRMLTRGAEKATESEIEVNPRSAPVRMRAAERIAERSGRTQEGTR; the protein is encoded by the coding sequence GTGAACCATGACGCCGAGAACCCCCGTCATGTGCCGGTTCTGCTCGAGCGCGCCGACGATCTGCTCGGCCCCGCGCTGAGTGAACCGGGCGCTGTCTACCTCGACGCGACCCTCGGACTGGGCGGGCACGCCGAGCATTTCCTGCGCACGTACCCGCAAGCGCGTCTGGTCGGTCTCGACCGCGACACCACCGCTTTGCGCATGGCCGGCGAGCGCTTGGCGCCCTACGCCGACCGGATCACGCTGGTACACACCCGCTACGACGGCATCCCGGCCGCGCTGGCCGAAGCGGGGCTGGACGAAACCGGTTCCGTCTCAGCCGTTCTCATGGACCTCGGCGTGTCCTCGATGCAGCTCGACGAGGCCGAGCGCGGCTTCGCCTACTCCGTCGACGCGCCCCTGGACATGCGCATGGACCCGACCACCGGGATCACCGCCGCCGACGTGCTCAACACCTACAGTCACGGCGACCTGGCCCGGGTGCTGAAAACCTATGGCGACGAACGGTTCGCGGGCAAGATCGCCTCGGAGGTGCTGCGCAGGCGGGCGGTCAAGCCGTTCACCACCAGCGCCGAACTCGTCGAGGTGCTCTACGCGACCATTCCGGCCGCGGCGCGCCGCACCGGCGGACATCCGGCCAAGCGTTCGTTCCAGGCGCTGCGGGTGGAGGTCAACGGCGAGCTCGACTCGCTGCGGGCGGCTTTGCCCGCGGCACTGGATTCACTGCGTGTGGGCGGACGGATCTGCGTCATGTCGTACCAGTCGCTCGAAGATCGGCTGGTCAAGCACGAACTCGCGCCACGGATCGTCTCCCGGTCGCCGATGGACCTGCCGGTCGAACTGCCCGGCATGGGCCCGGAGTTCCGGATGCTGACCCGTGGAGCGGAAAAAGCGACCGAGTCCGAGATCGAGGTCAATCCGCGATCCGCGCCGGTGCGGATGCGCGCGGCTGAACGAATCGCGGAGAGGTCAGGGAGGACACAGGAGGGGACACGATGA
- the mraZ gene encoding division/cell wall cluster transcriptional repressor MraZ, whose amino-acid sequence MFLGTYTPRLDDKGRLTLPAKFRDDLAGGLMVTKGQDHSLAVYPKDEFTALARRAASASRSNPQARAFVRALAAGTDEQRPDAQGRITLSPDHRRYANLSRDCVVIGSVDFLEIWDKQAWETYLEEHEEDYAQAGDESLGGIF is encoded by the coding sequence ATGTTCCTCGGTACCTACACCCCCCGATTGGACGACAAAGGGCGGCTGACGTTGCCTGCGAAGTTTCGAGACGATCTGGCGGGAGGGTTGATGGTCACGAAGGGCCAAGACCACAGCCTGGCCGTGTATCCCAAAGACGAGTTCACCGCGCTCGCGCGGCGAGCCGCGTCGGCGTCCCGAAGCAACCCGCAGGCAAGGGCTTTCGTTCGAGCGCTGGCGGCAGGCACCGACGAGCAACGTCCGGATGCACAGGGCCGGATCACGTTGTCGCCGGACCATCGGCGCTATGCGAACCTCTCGCGGGATTGCGTGGTGATCGGTTCGGTCGACTTCCTCGAAATATGGGATAAGCAGGCGTGGGAGACCTACCTCGAAGAACACGAGGAGGACTACGCGCAAGCCGGAGACGAGTCGCTGGGCGGAATCTTCTGA
- a CDS encoding DUF3040 domain-containing protein — MPLSEHEQRMLEQIESALYAEDPKFASSVRGGRLRSTSSRRRLQAAALFAVGLFLLVAGIAAPFKPGGFPIISLVGFIAMFGAGVLLMIGNSRRSARPDATESPAAGSGPATGHPARGGRQRKSGGFSERMEDRFRRRFEQE; from the coding sequence GTGCCACTCTCCGAGCACGAGCAGCGCATGCTCGAACAGATCGAGAGCGCTCTCTATGCTGAGGATCCGAAGTTTGCCTCGTCCGTCCGCGGCGGACGACTTCGCTCCACGTCGAGTCGACGCAGACTCCAGGCTGCGGCGTTGTTCGCCGTCGGCCTCTTTCTGCTCGTCGCCGGCATCGCCGCCCCGTTCAAGCCGGGCGGTTTCCCGATCATCAGTCTCGTCGGATTCATCGCCATGTTCGGCGCTGGTGTCCTGTTGATGATCGGCAACTCGCGTCGCTCCGCCCGACCGGATGCGACCGAGTCTCCCGCGGCGGGCAGCGGCCCGGCCACGGGGCACCCGGCCCGAGGTGGCCGCCAGCGCAAGTCCGGCGGTTTCTCCGAGCGAATGGAAGACCGATTCCGGCGACGGTTCGAGCAGGAATAG
- a CDS encoding SAV_6107 family HEPN domain-containing protein, with product MAGHNDGRAHASHDGRAGGLLRQADALLTDSAWEHEPGERFRTAYLAALRGAGAMIALTGADRAPRARSRSAWVLLRRASPEFVMWADYFEAHSQLRAALEAGLDRAITDTQADEFCSRVGAFLYDVDDALVATAKSLPQPSRGRDMTA from the coding sequence ATGGCTGGTCACAACGATGGTCGAGCACACGCGAGCCACGACGGGCGCGCCGGTGGGCTACTACGTCAGGCCGATGCGCTGCTCACCGATTCCGCCTGGGAGCACGAACCGGGGGAGCGGTTCCGTACCGCGTACCTGGCCGCGCTGCGCGGCGCGGGGGCGATGATCGCGCTCACCGGCGCCGATCGCGCGCCGCGGGCACGGTCGCGCAGCGCCTGGGTGTTACTGAGACGCGCCAGCCCGGAGTTCGTGATGTGGGCCGACTACTTCGAGGCGCACTCGCAATTACGGGCCGCGTTGGAGGCCGGATTGGACCGCGCGATCACCGACACACAAGCCGACGAGTTCTGCTCACGGGTGGGCGCATTCCTCTACGACGTCGACGATGCGCTGGTAGCCACGGCTAAGAGCCTTCCGCAGCCGAGTCGTGGCCGCGACATGACCGCTTAG
- a CDS encoding GNAT family N-acetyltransferase, whose translation MTAVKPNHTPAPVIVDLSVAALRARLHDALSVYVAAMDYPRGTEHHRAPMWTEHTTRSGWRAVAAVLPDDSGGVDLRTAPILAIAYGYSGAPRQWWHQQVQTGMRRCGWPDAAARDLLADYFELTELHVHPAAQGRGIGARLLDRLLADRAEAAVLLSTPEVPEEANRAWKLYRRAGFTDVIRNFVFAGDTRPFAILGRRLPMPPTHS comes from the coding sequence ATGACAGCCGTCAAGCCGAATCACACCCCCGCACCCGTCATCGTCGACCTCAGCGTCGCCGCCCTGCGCGCACGCCTGCACGACGCCCTGTCGGTCTATGTCGCCGCCATGGATTACCCCCGCGGCACCGAGCACCACCGCGCCCCGATGTGGACCGAGCACACCACCAGGTCCGGGTGGCGGGCGGTGGCCGCGGTGCTGCCAGACGACTCGGGCGGCGTCGACCTGCGCACCGCGCCGATCCTCGCGATCGCCTACGGCTACAGCGGCGCGCCTCGGCAGTGGTGGCACCAGCAGGTTCAGACCGGCATGCGCCGCTGCGGATGGCCCGACGCCGCCGCCCGCGACCTGCTCGCCGACTATTTCGAACTCACCGAGCTGCACGTCCACCCGGCGGCGCAGGGTCGTGGCATCGGCGCGCGACTGCTCGACCGCTTGCTGGCCGACCGTGCCGAGGCCGCGGTGCTGTTGTCGACCCCGGAAGTCCCCGAAGAGGCGAACCGGGCCTGGAAGTTGTACCGGCGGGCCGGATTCACCGATGTGATCCGCAATTTCGTGTTCGCCGGCGATACCCGGCCGTTCGCCATCCTCGGGCGCAGGCTGCCGATGCCGCCCACGCACTCATGA
- a CDS encoding phytoene desaturase family protein: MTTVVVGSGHNALVAACYLARAGQRVQVLERDEVPGGAVSTVARFPGHLVDRGSSAHIMIRHTGIIEELELERFGLRYLDCDPWGFTPSDGARPPIVFHRDLDETCASIASACGVKDADAYRRFVGVWGERSARVMRSFGGPPTPGRLVRSFWGLDARAGGSALSREFLQSGDALLDFWFDDERLKASLAWFGAQSGPPMSEPGTAPMAGFAALMHTLPPGRAVGGSGALSAALIARLRADGGELHTGDAVSSLRRSGSGWQVTTASGRTVHADTVIAGAHILSTLDLLRAGDFDTEVLDDWQRRIRVGPGIGMVVRLATDRLPEYPGASPEESARGLQFLVSDRRQLHLAYGATLAGSLPPRPVVLAMSFSALDPSIAPVGEHQLSLWAQWHPYELADGGDWAAHAEREADRIIAEVDRYAPGFSSSVLQRFVQTPVDLEREMGLRGGNVMHVEMSFDQMMLWRPLPELSGQRVPGAPGLYLTGASTHPGGGVSGASGRSAARLVLGDGRKRRFTLPRRR, encoded by the coding sequence ATGACGACGGTGGTGGTCGGATCCGGCCACAACGCGCTGGTCGCGGCCTGTTATCTGGCGCGGGCCGGGCAGCGGGTGCAGGTGCTCGAGCGCGACGAGGTGCCCGGTGGCGCGGTGTCGACGGTGGCGCGGTTCCCCGGCCATCTGGTTGATCGCGGATCTTCGGCGCACATCATGATCCGGCACACCGGGATCATCGAGGAACTCGAGCTCGAGCGATTCGGGTTGCGCTACCTCGACTGTGATCCATGGGGGTTCACCCCGTCCGACGGTGCGCGTCCACCGATCGTGTTCCACCGTGATCTCGACGAGACGTGCGCGTCGATCGCGTCCGCCTGTGGTGTCAAGGACGCTGACGCGTATCGCCGGTTCGTCGGGGTGTGGGGCGAGCGCAGCGCACGGGTGATGCGGTCGTTCGGCGGGCCGCCGACGCCGGGCAGGCTCGTTCGCTCGTTCTGGGGGCTGGACGCGCGGGCGGGCGGATCGGCGTTGTCGCGGGAGTTCTTGCAGTCCGGCGACGCGCTGCTGGACTTCTGGTTCGACGACGAACGGCTCAAGGCGTCGCTCGCGTGGTTCGGCGCGCAGTCGGGTCCGCCGATGTCGGAGCCGGGGACGGCGCCGATGGCCGGGTTCGCCGCGCTCATGCACACCTTGCCGCCCGGGCGCGCGGTCGGTGGAAGTGGGGCGCTCAGCGCGGCGCTGATCGCGCGCCTGCGTGCCGACGGTGGCGAGCTGCACACCGGCGATGCCGTTTCCTCGCTGCGCCGATCCGGCAGCGGGTGGCAGGTGACGACCGCATCGGGCCGCACCGTGCACGCCGACACCGTGATCGCGGGCGCCCATATCCTCTCGACGCTCGATCTGTTGCGCGCGGGCGATTTCGACACCGAGGTCCTCGACGACTGGCAGCGCCGCATCCGGGTCGGCCCCGGCATCGGCATGGTGGTGCGCCTGGCCACCGACCGGCTACCCGAATACCCTGGCGCCTCGCCGGAAGAATCCGCCCGTGGTCTGCAGTTCCTGGTCTCGGACCGCAGGCAGCTGCACCTGGCCTACGGGGCCACCCTGGCCGGTTCGCTGCCGCCACGCCCGGTGGTACTGGCGATGAGTTTCAGCGCGCTCGACCCCTCCATCGCACCCGTGGGCGAACATCAGTTGTCGCTGTGGGCGCAATGGCATCCCTATGAACTCGCCGACGGCGGCGACTGGGCAGCACACGCCGAGCGCGAGGCGGACCGGATCATCGCCGAGGTCGACCGGTATGCCCCGGGTTTCAGCTCCTCGGTGCTCCAGCGATTCGTGCAGACGCCGGTGGATCTGGAGCGGGAGATGGGACTTCGCGGCGGCAATGTCATGCACGTGGAGATGTCGTTCGATCAGATGATGCTGTGGCGGCCGCTGCCGGAGTTGTCGGGCCAGCGCGTCCCCGGCGCCCCCGGTCTGTACTTGACCGGCGCGTCCACCCATCCCGGCGGCGGAGTCTCCGGAGCCAGCGGGCGCAGCGCGGCCCGCCTCGTCCTCGGCGACGGGCGCAAGCGCCGGTTCACGCTGCCGCGCAGGCGATGA
- a CDS encoding carotenoid biosynthesis protein — MTGTARRTVAVIRGWLRADRRRAIPALTALALVFVQITYPLSAGVARDRITVAVVVLSAATALLHAATTRGSRWAIGFFVVVSGLGLTAEIVGTATGFPFGSYAYAVDRLGPAFADVPLAVPLAWTGGLYPIWIVAGMLVSGAHSSSVAINRSTGRGFTESRSDARLLSGSKVWRVGLFALGAVGWDLFLDPQMVADGQWTWSVTDAGLPGIPEIPYTNYLGWALVAVVMGVLLTLLDHVLPPPRDPSVAVPVAVFGWTWVGSALAHAAFLGLPASAIWGFLGLGVLGIPLCLRAWAGRRAF; from the coding sequence GTGACGGGCACGGCACGTCGTACCGTGGCCGTGATCCGCGGCTGGTTGCGCGCCGATCGTCGCCGTGCGATTCCGGCGCTGACCGCGCTGGCGCTGGTGTTCGTGCAGATCACGTACCCGTTGAGCGCCGGGGTCGCGCGCGACCGGATCACCGTCGCGGTCGTGGTGCTCTCGGCCGCGACGGCCTTGCTACACGCGGCGACCACTCGTGGATCGCGATGGGCCATCGGGTTCTTCGTCGTTGTCTCCGGGCTGGGGCTCACCGCCGAAATCGTCGGCACGGCGACCGGATTCCCGTTCGGCAGCTACGCCTACGCCGTCGACCGGCTCGGGCCCGCCTTCGCCGATGTTCCGCTGGCGGTGCCGTTGGCGTGGACGGGCGGGCTGTATCCGATCTGGATCGTCGCGGGCATGCTCGTGTCCGGCGCGCACTCGTCGAGCGTCGCGATCAACCGGAGCACGGGTCGCGGATTCACGGAGTCACGGTCGGACGCGCGTCTGCTCAGCGGGTCGAAGGTGTGGCGTGTGGGACTGTTCGCCCTCGGCGCTGTGGGCTGGGATCTGTTCCTCGATCCGCAGATGGTGGCCGATGGCCAGTGGACCTGGTCGGTCACCGACGCGGGACTGCCGGGCATCCCCGAGATCCCGTACACCAACTACCTGGGCTGGGCGCTGGTCGCCGTGGTCATGGGAGTGCTTCTCACCCTGCTCGATCATGTTCTGCCGCCGCCCCGCGACCCGTCGGTGGCCGTCCCGGTCGCGGTGTTCGGGTGGACCTGGGTCGGCTCGGCGCTCGCGCACGCGGCGTTCCTCGGCCTTCCGGCGTCGGCGATCTGGGGTTTCCTCGGTCTCGGCGTGCTCGGAATCCCTCTGTGTCTTCGTGCGTGGGCCGGGCGGCGCGCGTTCTGA
- a CDS encoding LppM family (lipo)protein produces MPVPSPRRSVPARRVAAVAVLLALLVPALAGCLRVQVSMGVSSNDRVSGRIVAAVVPTGPEDKGPQLKAPEQLAAKVRVENYNQDGYIGTQVFFDDLSFGEVGQLGGLSDQTQGMFTLEFQRSGDLVSLTGRVDLESLPPQGSDVQFSVAFPARVAKTNGTRETTDSENTVSWKLPAGEVSTMRAEVKYADPNTRSFAGWAGIVGGITLAVAALIAGLAFRDRNPGPPNAPRGGFSPSEMWRDISSRRLGR; encoded by the coding sequence ATGCCCGTTCCCTCGCCGCGTCGTTCCGTGCCCGCGCGGCGCGTCGCGGCCGTTGCCGTCCTGCTGGCATTGCTCGTGCCCGCCCTGGCCGGGTGCCTGCGTGTGCAGGTGTCGATGGGGGTGTCGTCCAACGATCGCGTGTCGGGGCGGATCGTCGCCGCGGTGGTGCCGACGGGGCCCGAGGACAAGGGGCCGCAGCTGAAGGCGCCGGAGCAGCTGGCGGCGAAGGTGCGGGTGGAGAACTACAACCAGGACGGGTACATCGGCACCCAGGTGTTCTTCGACGACCTGTCCTTCGGCGAGGTCGGCCAGCTCGGTGGTCTGTCGGATCAGACCCAGGGCATGTTCACCCTCGAATTCCAGCGCAGTGGGGATCTGGTGAGCCTCACCGGTCGCGTCGACCTGGAATCGCTGCCGCCACAGGGCTCGGACGTGCAGTTCTCCGTCGCGTTCCCGGCCCGTGTCGCCAAGACCAACGGCACCCGTGAGACCACCGACAGCGAGAACACCGTGTCGTGGAAACTGCCCGCCGGTGAGGTGTCGACGATGCGCGCCGAGGTGAAGTACGCCGACCCCAACACCCGCTCGTTCGCGGGCTGGGCGGGCATCGTCGGCGGCATCACCCTCGCGGTGGCCGCGCTGATCGCGGGGCTGGCGTTCCGCGACCGCAACCCCGGCCCGCCGAACGCCCCGCGCGGCGGTTTCTCCCCTTCGGAGATGTGGCGCGATATCTCCAGTCGCAGACTGGGCCGCTGA
- a CDS encoding glycosyltransferase family A protein, which yields MGAAARYLTWAGTGLAALGATTAAYNLLTLRTLPRGVAGVIEPVTVCVPARDESDRLPALIADLRAQIGVPRLSVLILDDASTDGTYEAALAAIADDERFTVLRSAAHPAPGWTGKAAACARLAARTDAAALVFIDADVRLAPHAIAAAVTELRRRGAGLVSAWPEQEAGSTAERLIQPLLAWSWASTLPIGPANHSLRPSTAVACGQFLAVDAAAYRAGGGHAAVAASATEDLDLARAIRRAGHRTALVTAGPAASTRMYTGTTELTDGYTRWLWSAYGGRLDTGAAIATLAALAYWIPPLAAIFGRARTRRAGLLGYTAAVTSRLTARTIETRRAPTAPDLASALAHPLSVAHYLTLWTRSHYRHRTGRLHWKQRPLVTPEDPIAHHA from the coding sequence ATGGGCGCGGCGGCCCGCTACCTGACCTGGGCCGGCACCGGTCTGGCCGCGCTCGGCGCGACCACCGCCGCCTACAACCTGCTCACCTTGCGCACCCTGCCGCGCGGGGTCGCGGGTGTGATCGAACCGGTCACGGTGTGCGTGCCCGCGCGCGACGAGTCGGATCGCCTGCCCGCGCTGATCGCCGACCTTCGCGCGCAGATCGGCGTCCCCCGCCTGAGCGTGCTGATCCTCGACGACGCGTCCACCGACGGCACCTACGAGGCCGCACTCGCCGCGATCGCCGACGACGAGCGCTTCACCGTCCTGCGCTCGGCCGCCCACCCCGCCCCCGGCTGGACCGGCAAGGCCGCCGCGTGCGCGCGCCTGGCCGCCCGCACCGACGCGGCCGCCTTGGTCTTCATCGACGCCGATGTGCGCCTGGCCCCCCATGCGATCGCCGCGGCGGTGACCGAATTGCGCAGGCGCGGAGCAGGTCTGGTCTCGGCCTGGCCGGAACAGGAGGCGGGATCGACCGCCGAGCGCCTGATCCAGCCCCTGCTCGCCTGGTCGTGGGCCTCGACCCTGCCCATCGGCCCCGCCAACCACAGCCTGCGCCCGTCCACCGCCGTGGCCTGCGGCCAGTTCCTCGCCGTCGACGCCGCGGCCTACCGAGCGGGCGGCGGCCACGCGGCCGTAGCGGCCAGCGCCACCGAGGATCTCGACCTGGCCCGCGCCATCCGCCGAGCAGGTCACCGCACCGCCCTGGTGACCGCGGGCCCCGCCGCGAGCACCCGGATGTACACCGGCACCACCGAACTCACCGACGGCTACACCCGCTGGCTGTGGTCGGCCTACGGCGGCCGCCTCGACACCGGCGCGGCCATCGCCACCCTCGCCGCCCTCGCCTACTGGATTCCCCCACTGGCCGCGATCTTCGGCCGAGCCCGAACCCGCCGCGCCGGCCTCCTGGGCTACACGGCCGCCGTCACCAGCCGCCTCACCGCCCGCACCATCGAAACCCGCCGCGCCCCCACCGCACCCGACCTGGCCTCAGCCCTGGCCCACCCCCTGTCGGTGGCCCACTACCTGACCCTGTGGACCCGCTCCCACTACCGCCACCGCACCGGCCGCCTGCACTGGAAACAGCGCCCCCTGGTAACCCCCGAAGACCCGATAGCCCACCACGCCTGA
- a CDS encoding IS481 family transposase, producing MTHRNAPLTELGRLRLARCVIDDGWPLRRAAERFQVSPTTAARWADRYRQHGVEAMTDRSSRPHHSPTRTPTRTERRIIKIRVLHRWGPARIAYLLGLNPSTVHRVLTRYKLARLRWLDRTTGTPIRRYEHDNPGDLVHVDIKKLGNIPDGGGARVVGQKLGRANRARSVNKTLDSSGRGHLGYSYLHNAIDDHSRLAYTEILADERKETAVGFWRRAQKFFSTNGITVRRVLTDNGPCYRSKPWAEAMTAAAITHKRTRPYRPQTNGKVERFNRTLVDEWAYARPYRSEAERRAAFTQWLHTYNHHRGHTALGGHPPASRVPNLTGQHT from the coding sequence GTGACACACCGTAATGCACCCCTGACCGAACTCGGACGTCTACGACTCGCCCGCTGTGTCATCGACGACGGCTGGCCCTTACGCAGGGCGGCCGAACGGTTCCAGGTCTCACCCACCACCGCCGCCCGATGGGCCGACCGCTACCGACAACACGGCGTCGAAGCCATGACCGATCGGTCCTCACGCCCTCACCACAGCCCGACCCGAACACCGACCCGCACCGAACGCCGCATCATCAAGATCCGGGTCCTGCACCGGTGGGGGCCAGCACGGATCGCCTACCTCCTCGGCCTGAATCCCTCGACAGTGCACCGGGTCTTGACCCGCTACAAACTAGCTCGTCTGCGCTGGCTCGACCGCACGACCGGCACCCCGATCCGCCGCTACGAACACGACAACCCCGGCGATCTGGTCCACGTCGACATCAAGAAGCTGGGCAATATCCCCGATGGCGGCGGCGCCCGGGTGGTGGGCCAAAAACTGGGGCGCGCCAACCGCGCCCGATCGGTGAACAAGACCCTCGACAGCAGTGGTCGTGGTCATCTCGGTTACAGCTATCTCCACAACGCCATCGATGATCATTCCCGCCTGGCCTACACCGAGATCCTGGCCGACGAACGCAAGGAAACCGCCGTCGGGTTCTGGCGACGGGCCCAGAAGTTCTTCTCTACCAACGGAATAACAGTCCGCAGGGTCCTGACCGATAACGGTCCTTGCTACCGATCCAAGCCCTGGGCCGAGGCGATGACCGCGGCCGCGATCACCCACAAACGAACCCGGCCTTACCGGCCACAGACCAACGGCAAGGTCGAACGATTCAACCGCACCCTTGTCGATGAGTGGGCCTACGCCCGCCCTTACCGGTCAGAGGCCGAACGCCGGGCCGCGTTCACCCAGTGGCTCCATACCTACAATCATCACCGCGGCCACACCGCGCTCGGTGGGCACCCACCAGCCAGCCGCGTTCCTAACCTCACGGGTCAACACACCTAG
- a CDS encoding amino acid ABC transporter permease — translation MTAPAPPGDALPTDPESAGKAPADDLPRIAGSWHPWRWVVAAIALLLVAQFAHGLITNPGWDWGTFAQYFAAKSVLAALRVTIELTLWGTALGFAIGTLLAIGRVSNNPVLRVIAWTYIWAFRSIPLIVQLLFWFNIAYLYPRLSVGVPFGPGFYEFDVNGVISGFTAAVIGLALHQAAYSAELIRAGLLAVDDGQLEAAAALGIPRWRQFRTIVLPQAMRSILPNAANEVISLFKGTSIVSVMAIAELFYQVQVIFGRNGRVVPLLMVATVWYIVLTTALSILQYYIERHYAKGAHRELPPTPWQRVRAKVTEIAAGAAAPRGATR, via the coding sequence CTGACCGCGCCCGCACCGCCCGGCGACGCTCTGCCCACCGATCCGGAATCCGCCGGCAAGGCACCCGCCGACGACCTGCCCCGGATCGCCGGGTCGTGGCACCCGTGGCGCTGGGTCGTCGCGGCGATCGCACTGCTGCTGGTGGCCCAGTTCGCGCACGGTCTGATCACCAATCCGGGCTGGGATTGGGGCACTTTCGCCCAGTACTTCGCCGCGAAGTCGGTGCTGGCCGCACTCCGTGTGACGATCGAGCTCACCCTGTGGGGCACCGCCCTCGGTTTCGCGATCGGCACGCTGCTGGCGATCGGGCGGGTGTCGAACAATCCCGTGCTGCGGGTGATCGCCTGGACCTATATCTGGGCTTTCCGTTCGATCCCGCTGATCGTGCAGCTGCTGTTCTGGTTCAACATCGCCTACCTGTATCCCCGCCTTTCCGTGGGCGTTCCGTTCGGCCCCGGCTTCTACGAGTTCGATGTCAACGGCGTGATCAGCGGTTTCACCGCGGCGGTGATCGGGCTGGCCCTGCATCAGGCGGCGTATTCGGCCGAGCTGATCCGGGCGGGTCTGCTCGCCGTCGACGACGGTCAGCTCGAAGCTGCGGCGGCGCTGGGGATTCCGCGTTGGCGTCAGTTCCGCACGATCGTGTTGCCGCAGGCGATGCGCTCGATTCTGCCGAACGCGGCCAATGAGGTGATCAGCCTGTTCAAGGGCACCTCGATCGTGTCGGTGATGGCGATCGCCGAGTTGTTCTACCAGGTACAGGTGATCTTCGGCCGTAACGGCCGGGTGGTGCCGCTGCTGATGGTGGCGACCGTCTGGTACATCGTGCTCACCACCGCGCTGTCGATCCTGCAGTACTACATCGAACGGCATTACGCCAAGGGCGCGCATCGTGAGCTGCCGCCGACACCGTGGCAGCGGGTCCGCGCCAAGGTCACCGAGATCGCCGCCGGTGCGGCCGCACCCCGAGGAGCAACCCGATGA
- a CDS encoding amino acid ABC transporter ATP-binding protein, giving the protein MTAAVLARGIRKSYSGTEVLRGVDLAVRAGEVVAMIGPSGSGKSTLLRVLNHLEAQDAGTVHIDGELIGYRQRGNTLRSLPDHAVRAQRSRIGFVFQQFNLFPHLTVLDNVVLAPVSAQRRPRGEVVAEAKQLLERVGLADFVDAYPRRLSGGQQQRVAIARALALKPRLILFDEPTSALDPELVGEVLAVIRDLAHSGTALVIVTHEIGFAREVADTVVFLDEGVIVEQGEAARVLDHPEHPRTQAFLSRVR; this is encoded by the coding sequence ATGACCGCAGCGGTGCTGGCGCGTGGAATCCGCAAGTCCTACAGCGGCACCGAGGTACTGCGTGGTGTGGATCTGGCGGTACGCGCCGGTGAGGTGGTCGCCATGATCGGGCCTTCCGGCTCCGGCAAGTCCACGCTGTTGCGGGTGCTCAACCATCTGGAAGCGCAGGACGCGGGCACCGTGCACATCGACGGTGAGCTGATCGGCTACCGGCAACGCGGCAACACCCTGCGTTCGCTGCCCGACCACGCGGTGCGAGCCCAGCGCAGTCGCATCGGCTTCGTGTTCCAGCAGTTCAATCTGTTCCCGCATCTCACGGTGCTCGACAATGTGGTGCTCGCCCCGGTCTCGGCGCAGCGGCGCCCGCGCGGCGAAGTGGTCGCCGAGGCGAAACAGCTCCTGGAACGGGTGGGCCTGGCCGATTTCGTCGACGCCTACCCCCGGCGCCTGTCCGGTGGTCAGCAGCAGCGCGTGGCCATCGCGCGGGCGCTCGCCTTGAAACCACGGCTGATCCTGTTCGACGAACCCACCTCCGCACTCGACCCGGAACTGGTCGGCGAGGTCCTCGCGGTGATCCGCGATCTCGCGCACAGCGGCACCGCGCTGGTGATCGTCACCCACGAGATCGGTTTCGCCCGCGAGGTCGCCGACACGGTCGTGTTCCTCGACGAGGGCGTGATCGTCGAACAAGGCGAGGCCGCCAGGGTTCTCGACCACCCCGAACACCCGCGCACGCAGGCGTTCCTGTCCCGCGTCCGCTGA